The Psychromonas sp. MME1 genome window below encodes:
- the ftsB gene encoding cell division protein FtsB: MKLFVLLLICLFALQQYHLWFCKNGLQDNYRLEKEVALIKADTEQLMQRNQMMFSEIEDLKQGHQAIEERARNELGLVKEGETFFRIVPKED; encoded by the coding sequence ATGAAATTATTTGTATTGCTACTTATTTGTTTATTCGCACTACAGCAGTATCACTTATGGTTTTGCAAGAATGGGTTGCAAGATAACTACAGGTTGGAAAAAGAAGTGGCTTTAATCAAGGCTGATACGGAGCAGTTAATGCAACGTAATCAAATGATGTTCTCGGAAATTGAAGATTTAAAGCAGGGTCATCAGGCCATTGAAGAGCGTGCTCGCAATGAATTAGGATTAGTTAAAGAGGGGGAAACGTTTTTCCGCATTGTTCCTAAAGAAGATTAA
- a CDS encoding carbohydrate porin gives MKIKTLSAAVAVALLSASASAVDFNGYMRAGIGQNTDGGNQVCAQANGAPTKYRLGNECESYLELGLGQDLYEKDGKKFRLNTMVAIKAGNGADWQDTRDGGHGDEILADDSNPWGNAAFAFRQANVEYTNEAGTKVWAGKKYYQRHDIHWLDFYYWNTSGYGGGVENFKINDQLGTLSAAWLRVVTNDGGPSGNEDKVNQYNTNNIDLRWAGIQMWKDASLELGANISFLQLLMSKIKLV, from the coding sequence ATGAAAATCAAAACTCTTTCGGCTGCGGTAGCAGTTGCATTGTTGTCAGCTAGCGCATCAGCGGTAGATTTCAACGGTTATATGCGTGCAGGTATCGGCCAAAATACAGATGGCGGCAATCAAGTTTGTGCTCAAGCAAACGGTGCTCCAACTAAATACCGTCTTGGTAACGAATGTGAATCTTACTTAGAACTTGGTCTAGGACAAGATTTATATGAAAAAGATGGTAAAAAATTCCGTCTAAACACTATGGTTGCGATTAAAGCAGGTAATGGTGCAGATTGGCAGGATACTCGTGACGGTGGTCATGGTGATGAGATCTTAGCAGATGATTCAAATCCTTGGGGTAATGCTGCATTTGCATTCCGTCAAGCAAATGTTGAATATACTAACGAAGCTGGTACTAAAGTTTGGGCTGGTAAAAAATACTACCAACGTCATGATATCCACTGGTTAGACTTCTACTACTGGAATACATCTGGTTACGGGGGCGGTGTTGAAAACTTCAAAATTAACGATCAATTAGGCACACTATCTGCTGCATGGTTACGTGTAGTGACTAACGATGGCGGCCCATCTGGTAACGAAGACAAAGTTAACCAATACAACACAAACAATATCGACCTACGTTGGGCTGGTATTCAAATGTGGAAAGATGCTTCATTAGAATTAGGTGCAAACATTTCGTTCCTACAATTACTGATGAGCAAGATAAAGCTGGTCTGA
- a CDS encoding carbohydrate porin, with product MTAEYTQGGILGGFNKFTVQYADGASAHELMSNHSGSYFGAWMDKDSSGYRIIDWGVIQLSDKIEMGYNAIYAQVDYKGDNDHKWTSVGIRPVYKWSDTMKSIIEIGYDSTDNPDWGQKEDLTKVTFAQALTAGSSFWARPELRAYVTYAKSDDDNKFREGRDKNISVGLQAEAWW from the coding sequence TTGACTGCTGAATATACCCAAGGTGGTATTTTAGGTGGCTTTAACAAATTCACTGTTCAATATGCAGATGGCGCTTCAGCTCATGAACTAATGAGCAACCACTCAGGCTCTTACTTCGGCGCTTGGATGGATAAAGATTCTAGCGGTTACCGTATTATCGACTGGGGTGTGATCCAACTTAGTGACAAAATTGAAATGGGCTACAACGCGATTTACGCACAAGTAGACTACAAAGGCGACAACGACCATAAATGGACTTCTGTAGGTATCCGTCCAGTGTACAAATGGTCTGATACAATGAAATCAATCATCGAAATTGGTTACGACAGTACTGACAACCCAGACTGGGGTCAAAAAGAAGATCTAACTAAAGTTACTTTTGCTCAAGCTTTAACTGCGGGTAGCAGCTTCTGGGCTCGTCCAGAACTTCGTGCCTATGTAACTTATGCTAAATCTGATGATGACAACAAATTCCGTGAAGGCAGAGACAAAAACATTAGTGTTGGTCTTCAAGCTGAAGCTTGGTGGTAA
- a CDS encoding phosphopyruvate hydratase translates to MNIIVEVLGWTSVAFYILLLLFNGMKNMRLASFLSVANDVVWGFMIGVMPKVLLNLVVGSVTFYRYICDFTNTPKKVTYILLALMILGIGYFTHFAINDYLANPSLGLLLTWVDFALILIALSVKRLRIFQLFMLTSAFVGGFAYYLLGIEQMVVIKAIVGGITSYKLFIHPFFPQLESKLLFWKSKKSGA, encoded by the coding sequence ATGAATATCATTGTCGAAGTACTCGGTTGGACAAGTGTTGCTTTTTATATTTTATTGTTGTTATTTAATGGCATGAAAAATATGCGGTTGGCGTCTTTTTTGTCAGTTGCTAACGATGTGGTATGGGGATTCATGATTGGTGTCATGCCCAAGGTATTACTGAATTTGGTCGTTGGAAGTGTTACCTTCTATCGCTATATTTGTGATTTCACTAATACACCTAAAAAAGTGACCTACATTTTATTGGCCCTAATGATACTTGGCATCGGCTATTTCACCCACTTTGCTATTAACGATTATTTGGCTAATCCATCATTGGGCTTACTGCTGACTTGGGTTGATTTTGCACTAATACTCATTGCATTAAGCGTTAAAAGATTACGCATTTTTCAACTGTTTATGCTGACCTCTGCTTTTGTTGGTGGTTTTGCTTATTATCTTTTAGGTATTGAGCAAATGGTTGTTATCAAAGCGATAGTAGGGGGGATCACCAGCTATAAGTTATTCATCCATCCTTTTTTTCCACAATTAGAAAGCAAACTGTTATTTTGGAAGTCTAAGAAGTCTGGTGCATAA
- the eno gene encoding phosphopyruvate hydratase produces the protein MSTIVKVLAREIIDSRGNPTIEADVYLADGSMGRAAAPSGASTGSREALELRDGDKARFLGKGVLKAVAAVNGPIADALVGKDALAQAELDQIMIDLDGTENKANFGANAILAVSLANAKAAAISKKVPLYAHIADLNGTSGVYSMPLPMMNIINGGEHADNNVDIQEFMIQPVGAPTLKEALRIGAEIFHNLAKVLKAKGLSTAVGDEGGFAPNLESNAAALAAIKEAVEAAGYVLGKDVTLAMDCAASEFYDKEAGNYNMKGEGKIFTSEEFNFYLQDLANQYPIVSIEDGLDESDWDGFAHQTKLMGDKIQLVGDDLFVTNTKILKRGIDNGIANSILIKFNQIGSLTETLAAIKMAKDAGYTAVISHRSGETEDATIADLAVGTAAGQIKTGSMSRSDRVAKYNQLIRIEEELGAKAPFNGLKEVKGQ, from the coding sequence ATGTCTACTATCGTAAAAGTACTTGCTCGCGAAATCATTGATTCACGTGGTAACCCAACTATTGAAGCTGATGTTTATCTAGCTGACGGCTCTATGGGTCGTGCTGCAGCTCCTTCAGGCGCATCAACTGGTTCTCGTGAAGCGTTAGAATTACGTGACGGTGATAAAGCACGTTTTCTAGGTAAAGGTGTACTTAAAGCAGTTGCTGCTGTTAACGGTCCAATCGCAGATGCATTAGTAGGTAAAGATGCACTTGCACAAGCTGAACTAGATCAAATCATGATCGATTTAGATGGTACTGAAAACAAAGCTAACTTTGGCGCGAATGCAATCCTAGCTGTTTCTCTTGCAAATGCTAAAGCAGCTGCAATTTCTAAGAAAGTTCCTTTATATGCTCACATTGCTGACTTAAACGGTACTTCTGGTGTTTACTCTATGCCTCTTCCAATGATGAACATCATCAATGGTGGTGAGCACGCTGATAACAACGTTGATATCCAAGAATTCATGATTCAACCAGTTGGCGCTCCAACACTTAAAGAAGCACTACGTATCGGTGCTGAAATATTCCATAACCTAGCTAAAGTATTAAAAGCTAAAGGCCTAAGCACTGCTGTTGGTGATGAAGGTGGTTTTGCTCCTAACCTTGAGTCTAATGCTGCTGCACTAGCTGCAATCAAAGAAGCTGTTGAAGCTGCTGGTTACGTACTAGGTAAAGACGTTACATTAGCGATGGACTGTGCTGCATCTGAGTTCTACGACAAAGAAGCGGGTAACTACAACATGAAAGGCGAAGGTAAAATCTTTACTTCTGAAGAATTTAACTTCTACCTACAAGATCTTGCTAACCAATACCCAATCGTATCTATCGAAGACGGTCTTGACGAGTCTGATTGGGATGGTTTCGCGCACCAAACTAAACTAATGGGTGATAAAATTCAATTAGTTGGTGACGATCTATTCGTAACAAATACTAAGATCCTTAAGCGTGGTATCGACAATGGTATTGCTAACTCAATCCTGATTAAATTTAACCAAATTGGTTCTTTAACTGAAACGTTAGCAGCAATCAAAATGGCTAAAGATGCAGGTTATACAGCTGTTATCTCTCACCGTTCTGGTGAAACTGAAGATGCAACAATTGCTGATCTAGCCGTTGGTACTGCAGCAGGTCAAATCAAAACTGGTTCAATGAGCCGTAGTGACCGTGTTGCTAAATACAACCAACTAATCCGTATCGAAGAAGAGTTAGGCGCAAAAGCACCTTTCAACGGTCTTAAAGAAGTTAAAGGTCAGTAA
- a CDS encoding CTP synthase yields the protein MTTKYIFVTGGVVSSLGKGIAAGSLAAILEARGLDVTIMKLDPYINVDPGTMSPIQHGEVFVTDDGAETDLDLGHYERFIRTKMTKRNNFTTGRVYSEVLAKERRGDYLGATIQVIPHITNEIQDRIIAGGEGHDVTIVELGGTVGDIESQPFLEAIRQLGLRVGQANAMYMHLTLLPYLKTAGEVKTKPTQHSVKELRSLGIQPDILVCRSEVSIPVNERAKIALFCNVQEKSVISLRDVDSIYKIPALLKSQGLDQICIERFGLACPEADLSEWEQVVSEEANTSHEVVIGMVGKYTELPDAYKSVNEALKHGGLKNAASVKIKYIDSQDVEVRGISILEGVDAILVPGGFGERGIEGKILAAKYARENKIPYLGICLGMQVALIEFARNVAGLKNAHSTEFKADTEQPVVGLITEWIDKTGEIEQRSENSDLGGTMRVGAQLCHLKEGSKVAAMYANLEIFERHRHRYEVNNNLLPIIEKAGLAITGLSEDKKLVEIIENPNHPWFVAAQFHPEFTSTPRDGHPLFKGFIKAAIDHQQGRFK from the coding sequence ATGACGACAAAATATATTTTCGTAACTGGTGGTGTGGTTTCATCGCTAGGTAAAGGCATTGCCGCAGGCTCTTTAGCCGCTATTCTCGAAGCGCGTGGTTTAGATGTCACGATTATGAAACTTGATCCCTATATTAATGTTGATCCAGGCACAATGAGCCCTATTCAACATGGTGAAGTATTTGTCACGGATGATGGCGCTGAGACGGATCTGGATTTAGGTCATTACGAACGTTTTATTCGCACTAAAATGACTAAGCGTAATAACTTTACAACGGGCAGAGTTTATTCTGAGGTGTTGGCAAAGGAGCGTCGAGGCGATTATTTGGGGGCAACTATTCAGGTTATCCCACATATTACCAATGAGATTCAAGATCGCATTATTGCTGGTGGTGAAGGGCATGATGTCACTATTGTTGAGTTAGGTGGTACCGTTGGCGATATTGAATCGCAACCCTTTTTAGAAGCCATTCGCCAATTGGGGTTAAGAGTCGGTCAAGCTAACGCCATGTATATGCATCTAACGCTATTGCCTTATTTAAAAACCGCTGGCGAAGTCAAAACTAAACCGACACAACACTCTGTAAAAGAGTTACGTAGTTTAGGTATTCAGCCTGATATTTTAGTTTGTCGCTCTGAAGTGAGCATTCCAGTTAATGAACGCGCTAAAATAGCGTTATTTTGTAATGTTCAAGAGAAGTCGGTTATTTCCCTGCGTGATGTTGATTCAATTTACAAAATTCCCGCATTGCTTAAGTCGCAGGGATTAGATCAAATTTGTATTGAACGATTTGGTTTAGCGTGCCCAGAAGCTGACCTAAGTGAATGGGAGCAAGTTGTTTCTGAAGAAGCGAATACCTCCCATGAAGTTGTGATTGGTATGGTCGGTAAATATACCGAGTTACCTGATGCATATAAATCGGTGAATGAAGCATTAAAACATGGTGGTTTAAAAAATGCGGCTTCAGTTAAAATTAAATATATCGATTCACAGGATGTTGAAGTTCGTGGAATCTCTATTTTAGAAGGTGTTGACGCAATACTCGTACCGGGTGGATTTGGAGAGCGTGGCATTGAAGGTAAAATATTGGCGGCAAAATATGCGCGTGAAAACAAAATACCTTACCTTGGTATTTGTTTAGGTATGCAAGTTGCGTTAATTGAGTTTGCTCGAAATGTTGCTGGCCTTAAAAATGCACACTCCACCGAATTTAAAGCCGATACTGAGCAACCCGTTGTTGGCTTAATAACAGAATGGATAGATAAAACAGGTGAAATTGAACAGCGTTCAGAAAATTCTGATTTAGGTGGTACAATGCGCGTTGGTGCGCAACTATGTCACCTCAAAGAAGGGTCTAAGGTTGCTGCAATGTACGCTAATTTAGAGATATTCGAGCGTCATCGTCACCGTTATGAAGTAAATAATAATCTTTTGCCTATTATAGAAAAGGCTGGATTAGCAATAACTGGGCTATCGGAAGATAAAAAGTTAGTTGAGATTATTGAAAACCCTAATCACCCTTGGTTTGTTGCTGCGCAGTTCCACCCCGAGTTCACTTCTACACCTCGAGATGGGCATCCTTTGTTCAAAGGATTCATAAAAGCTGCGATAGATCATCAACAGGGTCGATTTAAATAG
- the mazG gene encoding nucleoside triphosphate pyrophosphohydrolase, with amino-acid sequence MASSNLSSLLKIMQQLRDPETGCPWDAKQTFTSIVPHTIEEAYEVADAIEQKDFNELKGELGDLLFQVVFYAQLAKEQGLFDFDEIISTLNEKLVRRHPHVFSAAEFANEAEIHANWEREKEKERAKKASLENKPKSVLDNIPMALPALNRSYKIQKRCAHVGFDWHDLAPVVDKIKEELDEVLVEVQRKDLSEQQKQLRIEDELGDLLFANVNLVRHLKCNPEQVLRQANSKFEKRFRLVEIEVMAQGKRMQECSLEELDAIWEQVKKITI; translated from the coding sequence ATGGCTTCTTCAAATTTATCATCCCTGTTAAAGATCATGCAACAATTGCGCGATCCTGAAACAGGCTGCCCCTGGGATGCCAAACAAACATTTACATCGATTGTGCCTCATACTATTGAAGAGGCCTATGAGGTAGCGGATGCCATCGAGCAGAAAGATTTCAATGAGTTGAAAGGGGAGTTGGGAGATTTACTTTTTCAAGTTGTTTTTTACGCACAACTCGCAAAAGAACAAGGTCTGTTTGACTTTGATGAGATTATCTCAACCTTAAACGAAAAATTGGTGCGTCGTCATCCCCATGTTTTTAGTGCTGCGGAATTTGCAAATGAAGCGGAAATTCATGCCAATTGGGAGAGAGAAAAGGAGAAGGAGCGAGCGAAAAAAGCAAGCTTAGAGAATAAACCAAAAAGTGTTTTAGATAATATTCCAATGGCGTTGCCAGCATTAAACCGCAGCTATAAAATTCAAAAACGTTGTGCTCATGTCGGTTTTGATTGGCATGATTTAGCTCCGGTTGTTGATAAAATTAAAGAAGAGCTTGATGAAGTATTGGTGGAAGTTCAGCGCAAAGATTTAAGTGAGCAACAAAAACAGTTACGTATAGAAGATGAGCTTGGCGATCTATTATTTGCTAATGTCAACTTAGTGCGGCATCTAAAATGCAACCCTGAGCAGGTGTTGAGACAAGCTAACAGTAAATTTGAAAAGCGTTTTCGCTTGGTTGAAATAGAAGTGATGGCTCAGGGGAAGCGGATGCAGGAATGTTCCTTAGAAGAATTAGATGCTATTTGGGAGCAAGTTAAAAAAATAACCATATAG
- a CDS encoding DUF2867 domain-containing protein: MYGVRGGNVGAAKFSKVTNCRLAEQLQARPESLRKLIPQSLISVEQAIDDVFKQEQILSYPERWEDGVPAFRNFSSLHGFYAKSAKNSITIQASPEQIWQVINLLGGEHRYFYFNSLWALREWIDYLCGGDGRHHGRTDSSQLKVGDRIDSWTILSVEERRCLVMRFGMKAPGGGGMQITIDPDRADRSILKIALYWHPAGIWGLVYWYFFAPWHKLLLTGMCKKIAQLAQQIKTP, encoded by the coding sequence GTGTACGGTGTTAGGGGTGGTAACGTCGGTGCCGCAAAATTTAGCAAAGTCACTAATTGCCGGTTAGCAGAGCAACTTCAGGCCCGCCCTGAGTCATTACGTAAACTCATACCGCAGTCATTAATTAGCGTTGAGCAAGCCATTGATGATGTTTTCAAACAAGAACAGATATTATCCTATCCAGAGCGTTGGGAAGATGGTGTTCCTGCCTTTCGTAATTTTTCATCGCTACATGGTTTTTATGCTAAAAGTGCAAAAAATAGTATCACCATTCAAGCTAGCCCTGAGCAAATTTGGCAGGTTATCAATTTACTCGGTGGTGAACATCGCTATTTTTATTTTAATAGCCTTTGGGCATTACGAGAGTGGATTGATTACCTGTGCGGTGGTGATGGGCGTCATCATGGTCGAACCGATAGCTCGCAGCTAAAAGTGGGGGATCGAATAGATTCATGGACAATACTCAGCGTCGAAGAAAGGCGTTGTTTAGTGATGCGTTTTGGTATGAAGGCCCCCGGTGGCGGTGGAATGCAAATAACAATTGATCCCGATCGCGCAGATCGTAGCATTCTTAAAATTGCATTATACTGGCATCCTGCTGGGATTTGGGGTTTAGTCTATTGGTACTTTTTTGCTCCGTGGCATAAATTGTTACTGACTGGCATGTGTAAAAAAATAGCGCAGTTAGCGCAGCAAATAAAAACGCCTTGA
- a CDS encoding NAD(P)H-binding protein produces the protein MKILVIGALGTVGRKLVPELLAAGHQVAISSRYASKIAPWPDSVCRRFTLNLLYYDSIPPALDGVELIYYLMHAMSDGQTHTSKEVIAARNLAHAAASAGVNRIIYLGSLVSARPKSDHMLARIATGEALSSSGIAVTELRAGIIIAPGSAAFEVMRDMVGHMPFALVPNAIETQAPPIALVNVLHYLVKLADMPETAGMILDAAGPQWLSYRQLMLKIAKKFNKNIKIIAIPGLPIRVACTVLGVVTSVPQNLAKSLIAG, from the coding sequence ATGAAAATATTAGTGATAGGTGCGCTAGGAACGGTGGGGAGAAAATTAGTACCTGAGTTATTAGCCGCGGGACATCAAGTAGCAATATCTTCGCGCTATGCCAGTAAAATTGCACCTTGGCCTGATTCGGTTTGTCGTCGCTTCACGCTCAATTTGCTTTATTATGATTCAATACCGCCAGCTTTAGATGGGGTTGAATTAATCTATTATTTAATGCACGCAATGAGTGATGGGCAGACGCATACAAGTAAGGAAGTTATTGCGGCTAGAAACCTTGCCCATGCAGCAGCTAGTGCAGGGGTTAACCGTATTATCTATTTAGGCAGTTTAGTTTCAGCTCGGCCTAAATCTGACCATATGCTTGCGCGCATTGCCACTGGCGAGGCATTATCATCTAGTGGTATTGCTGTAACAGAGTTGCGCGCAGGGATTATTATTGCACCGGGCTCTGCCGCCTTTGAAGTGATGCGTGATATGGTTGGTCATATGCCTTTCGCCTTGGTTCCTAACGCCATAGAGACACAAGCGCCTCCCATCGCGTTGGTCAACGTGCTTCATTATTTGGTTAAATTAGCTGACATGCCGGAAACCGCAGGGATGATACTTGACGCAGCAGGACCGCAATGGTTGAGTTACCGACAGTTGATGCTTAAAATCGCTAAAAAATTTAATAAAAATATAAAGATAATTGCCATTCCCGGTCTGCCAATACGGGTAGCGTGTACGGTGTTAGGGGTGGTAACGTCGGTGCCGCAAAATTTAGCAAAGTCACTAATTGCCGGTTAG
- a CDS encoding cysteine desulfurase, translating to MVESTFSIEQLRLQFPALQQTINDHPLIYLDNAATTQKPQAVIDAITSYYANDNANVHRASHQLSNRATMRFEAVREKVATFINAQNSKEIIWTKGTTEGLNLLANTLAKGLRAGDEIIISELEHHANIVPWQMLVESIGVVLKVIPLDKQHCLDMDAYKSLLNDKTKLVSVSHISNALGVINPVKEITFLAHQVAAQVIIDGAQAVAHEVVDVQDINCDFYVFSGHKLFAPTGVGVVYGKLHLLESLPPWQGGGEMIKSVTFTQTIYNDLPFKFEAGTPNIAGVIGLGAAIDFIQQYDRQQLKAHEQALLVFTENELVKIKGITVFAQGEQKSGALSFTVQGEHPADIAMLLDAQGIAVRSGSHCAMPLMAILNCNGSVRVSFSMYNTLREAEHFISALKKILQMLA from the coding sequence TTGGTTGAATCTACATTTTCTATTGAACAATTGCGTTTGCAGTTTCCTGCCCTACAGCAAACCATTAATGATCACCCTTTGATCTATCTCGATAATGCCGCTACGACCCAAAAACCGCAGGCCGTTATTGATGCAATCACCTCCTATTATGCTAATGATAATGCCAACGTTCACCGTGCTAGTCACCAACTGAGTAACCGCGCAACGATGCGCTTTGAAGCGGTACGCGAAAAAGTAGCGACCTTCATTAATGCTCAAAATAGCAAAGAAATCATTTGGACGAAGGGGACGACCGAGGGGCTTAACTTATTAGCTAATACGTTAGCCAAAGGGTTACGAGCAGGTGATGAAATAATTATCAGTGAGCTTGAACATCACGCGAATATTGTTCCATGGCAAATGTTGGTTGAGTCAATTGGCGTTGTCCTAAAAGTGATCCCCCTTGATAAACAGCATTGTTTAGATATGGATGCCTATAAGTCATTACTAAATGATAAGACTAAACTTGTCTCTGTTAGCCATATTTCTAATGCATTAGGTGTAATTAACCCCGTTAAAGAGATCACCTTTTTAGCCCACCAAGTTGCTGCGCAAGTTATTATTGATGGCGCGCAAGCGGTTGCGCATGAAGTGGTTGATGTACAAGATATAAATTGTGATTTTTATGTTTTTTCTGGGCATAAGCTATTTGCTCCAACGGGCGTCGGTGTAGTGTATGGCAAGCTGCATTTATTAGAAAGTTTGCCACCGTGGCAGGGCGGTGGAGAGATGATTAAAAGCGTTACTTTTACGCAAACCATTTATAATGATCTGCCCTTCAAGTTTGAAGCGGGCACGCCCAATATTGCAGGGGTTATCGGTTTAGGTGCTGCGATTGATTTTATACAACAGTATGATAGGCAACAATTAAAAGCCCACGAACAGGCTTTGCTTGTGTTTACAGAAAATGAATTGGTGAAAATAAAAGGTATCACCGTTTTTGCCCAAGGTGAGCAAAAATCAGGAGCATTGAGCTTTACGGTGCAGGGTGAACACCCCGCTGATATCGCCATGTTATTAGATGCTCAAGGTATTGCGGTGCGCAGTGGTTCTCATTGTGCCATGCCATTAATGGCAATATTAAATTGCAATGGCAGCGTGAGAGTTTCTTTTTCAATGTATAATACCTTACGGGAAGCTGAACATTTTATTAGCGCATTAAAAAAGATATTGCAGATGTTAGCGTAA
- the pdxJ gene encoding pyridoxine 5'-phosphate synthase, translating to MSKILLGVNIDHIATLRNARGTCYPEPAHLAAVAECAGADGITIHLREDRRHIIDRDVEVLAQTLQTRMNLEMAVTDEMVDIAIKTKPAFVCLVPEKREELTTEGGLDVIGSFTNIASAVARLNAAGIQVSLFIDPENAQIDAAFKTGAAYIELHTGQYADATSEAIQESELERVAKAATYAHQVGLKVNAGHGLNYHNVKPIAALPEIIELNIGHAIVARALVDGFANAVSEMKRLMVEGRNG from the coding sequence ATGAGTAAGATTTTATTAGGTGTAAACATTGATCATATCGCCACATTGCGCAACGCGCGTGGGACTTGCTATCCAGAGCCTGCCCATTTAGCTGCTGTAGCCGAATGTGCGGGTGCCGATGGTATCACGATCCATTTACGTGAAGATCGCCGCCATATTATCGACCGTGATGTTGAAGTGTTAGCACAGACATTACAAACACGAATGAATTTAGAGATGGCGGTAACCGATGAAATGGTTGATATTGCCATTAAAACCAAACCAGCCTTTGTCTGTTTAGTACCAGAAAAACGTGAAGAGTTAACCACTGAAGGGGGGTTAGATGTGATTGGCTCTTTTACTAATATCGCCAGTGCCGTCGCCCGTTTAAATGCGGCTGGTATTCAGGTCTCTTTGTTTATTGACCCTGAAAATGCGCAGATAGATGCAGCGTTTAAAACGGGCGCTGCCTATATCGAATTACATACGGGTCAATATGCCGATGCAACCAGCGAAGCGATTCAAGAATCGGAATTAGAGCGTGTTGCTAAAGCGGCTACCTACGCACACCAAGTTGGTTTAAAAGTGAATGCAGGGCATGGTTTAAACTATCATAATGTGAAACCTATTGCGGCATTGCCAGAAATCATCGAACTGAATATTGGTCATGCGATTGTTGCTCGTGCGCTAGTTGATGGCTTTGCTAACGCAGTGAGTGAAATGAAACGTCTAATGGTTGAAGGGCGAAATGGCTAA
- the recO gene encoding DNA repair protein RecO — MSIESHQAFILHRRPYGETSQLIDLFCQDVGKVSLVYKGARSSSRMKRGMAQPFTLLQVSYFGRGSLKTVKSIEAITQVVPLSGDRLYLAMYINELLYRLLEAETSCDGLFTAYQQTLLEIAAAGNPQITLRRFEFSLLENLGYGVNFHEDIYSGELIEAGYEYQYQQQAGFFAKQAIHKKDQVYKGEEILALANRDFSSPTILHTAKRFCRQALAHLLGGKPLHSRSLFAAK; from the coding sequence ATGTCAATTGAGTCTCATCAAGCTTTTATTCTACATCGACGCCCCTACGGTGAAACCAGTCAATTAATTGATCTGTTCTGCCAAGATGTAGGGAAAGTGAGTTTAGTGTATAAGGGGGCGCGTAGTAGTTCGCGTATGAAACGCGGTATGGCGCAACCTTTTACCCTGCTACAAGTGAGTTATTTTGGACGTGGCAGTTTAAAAACGGTTAAGTCCATTGAGGCCATTACTCAGGTCGTGCCATTAAGTGGTGATCGCCTCTATTTAGCAATGTATATTAATGAATTATTATACCGCCTTCTAGAGGCTGAAACTTCCTGTGATGGTTTATTTACAGCTTATCAGCAGACATTGCTAGAAATCGCTGCGGCAGGTAACCCACAAATTACATTACGTCGTTTTGAATTTAGCCTATTAGAAAATTTAGGTTATGGTGTTAATTTTCATGAAGATATTTACAGTGGTGAATTAATCGAAGCGGGTTATGAATATCAATATCAGCAACAGGCAGGTTTTTTCGCTAAACAAGCGATTCATAAAAAAGATCAAGTCTATAAAGGTGAAGAGATACTCGCATTGGCTAATCGAGATTTTTCTAGCCCGACTATTTTACACACGGCAAAACGTTTTTGTCGTCAAGCATTAGCCCACCTATTGGGTGGCAAACCATTACATAGCCGCAGTTTATTTGCGGCGAAATAA